The proteins below are encoded in one region of Streptomyces roseirectus:
- a CDS encoding type I polyketide synthase, translating into MTTGSVPATTPDADDIAVIGLSCRLPGAADPEAFWRLLTSGQNAVTTSADRWDTAAATAEPAVRFGAFLDRVDTFDAAFFGISPRETEAMDPQQRLMLELGWEVLEDAGVVPATLRGTRLGVFVGAASDDYAKLLHGGGAGHIDQHTLTGSHRSAIANRLSYFLGVHGPSMVVDTAQSSALVAVHLACESLRRGESTLALAAGVNLNLAPETALGAARFGGLSPDGRSFTFDERANGYVRGEGGGAVLLKPLAAAVADGDPVYCVIRGSAINNDGGTESLTVPSPAAQEAVLREACRRAAVNPADVQYVELHGTGTRVGDPIEAEALGAVFGAGRDAGQPLFVGSAKTNVGHLEGAAGIVGLIKAVLSVARRELPPSLNFRQANPRIPLGELNLAVRTEAGAWPVPDRRLVAGVSSFGMGGTNCHVLLAEWESGAVQVGEPVESARSVVPWVLSARTEPALRGQAQRLLAHLDAVPGAQPVDIAHTLATARTAFEHRAVLVGTDLADLRAGLAALAEGRPAGGVLQGKAADVPVAFLFSGQGSQRAGMGRELHAELPEFAEAFDEVCAALDVHLDRPLKQLVFEGDAELLDQTGYAQPALFAIEVALFRVFERWGVRPDAVAGHSIGELAAAHVAGVLDLADAAALVAARARLMQALPADGAMVAVEASEGEVRGLLTDGVDIAAVNGPTSTVLSGDTDAVLEVAARLAAQGRRTKRLRVSHAFHSALMDGMLAEFRRVAETLAFHEPRLSVISNVTGRPAREGELTSPEYWVRHVRETVRFLDGVRHLAERDGALLVELGPDGVLAGMARECAPGAVCVAALRADRGEAVAVAAAVGALHVSGRSPDWGAVFAGVGARRASVPTYAFQRRRYWAELTAGGASAGSSTPGDHLLAEEQESAPSRWGVDRLPAHERPRAVLELVRSRIAVVLGHGGGDEVEVDRQFRDLGFTSLTSVELCDQLSAATGLALSPTLLFDYPTPLAVAERLVAELSGVESGGDEVAAVAVDEPVAIVGMACRFPGGVSSPEDLWRLVVSGGDGITEFPTDRGWDIEALYDPDPERPGTSYTRFGGFLHDAGEFDPAFFGISPREAAAMDPQQRLLLETSWEALERAGVDPGSVRGGRAGVFVGAMSQEYGPRLYEGADGYDGYLLTGNTASVASGRVAYTLGLEGPAVTVDTACSSSLVALHLAVQSLRQGECTFALAGGAAVMSGPGMFVEFSRQRGLAVDGRCKAFSDSADGTAWAEGVGMLALERLSDARRHGHPVLAVVRGSAVNQDGASNGLTAPNGPSQQRVIRQALANAGLGAADVDVVEAHGTGTSLGDPIEAQAILATYGQGRAAERPLWLGSLKSNIGHAQAAAGVGGVIKMAMAMRYGVMPKTLHVDEPSSKVDWAAGAVSLLTEQVEWERGEGQGPRRAAVSSFGISGTNAHVILEEAPAVEEEAASEGPAEPVGAVPWVLSAKSEAGLRAQAANLLSFVDAASGLSAVDVGFSLAAGRAVFEHRAAVVGGDVVARRAGLVALAEGTSAPGLVQGVVGGRKVVFVFPGQGSQWVGMAVELLGSSPVFAESMRACAEALEPHVEWSLLDVLGDAAALERVDVVQPVLFSVMVSLAALWRSYGVEPAAVIGHSQGEIAAAAVAGGLSLEDAARVVALRSKALLALSGRGGMVSVSLPVDAVEERLVRWGGRVSVAAVNGPGSIVVSGDVDALDELLAQAEADGFRARRIPVDYASHSAHVEEIEGELAKVLAGITPRPSQVPFYSTVTVEAIDTSVLDAGYWYRNLRQTVRFEETVRLLVEQGHRLFVESSAHPVLAMAVQETSEQVTAIGSLRRDEGGLERFLLSLAEAHVHGAVVDWAAVFPGARLTDLPTYPFQRQRYWLESRRSQVGDVAAVGVREAGHPLLGAAVELPESGGVVLTGLLSLATHPWLADHGVRESVLLPGTAFLEMAVRAGDQVGCDRVVELTLEAPLVLPERGGVVLRVSVGAEDGAGVRSLAVHARGDSEDAEWVRHATGVLGSGSGDAFDLSVWPPAGAVEVDWDGGYDRWTELGYRYGPAFQGLKSWWRSGEDVFAEVELAPELVPDAERFGVHPALLDAALHAVVGEGPECRLPFVWGGVTLQATGATKARVMLSPAGPDAVSLRLADVTGRPVASVESLALRPMAGEQVRAGVPQALFRVDWSEVTLPSDTVEPRGVWALVGGDEFKLGVALGGLDTFGDLDSLPRDPAPDVVLVACADEVGLPVAEAAHRATARALELVQGWLADERFGSSRLVLVTRGAVAAEPGKGVVDLADAPVWGLVRSAQAENPGRFVLVDVDDHDASAVLPAVLAGDEPQLAVREGVVYVPRLVRPAAHETLTPPQGSATWRLDVTEKGTLENLALVDLPEAARPLAAGEVRVGIRAAGVNFRDVVLALGMVPDQEVLGSEGAGVVLEVGPGVTGFAPGDTVMGLFTGAFGPVAITDRRLLVRMPQGWSFTEAASVPVVFLTAYHALRHDARLRAGESVLIHAAAGGVGMAAVQLARHWGAEVFGTASPGKWDVLRSLGLDDDHIASSRTLDFADAFSSGLDVVLNSLVREFVDTSLRLLRDGGRFVEIGKTDIRDAGQVAAEYPGVTYRVYDLLTTDPDLVAEMLGELVELFGSGVLRPLPVRGWDVRRAPEALRFLSQARHVGKLVLTVPRALDSAGTALVTGATGVLGGVVARHLVVEHGVRHLVLAGRRGLDAPGAAELRDELTELGATVTVAACDAADRDQLAALLAEIPAEHPLTAVVHAAGVLDDGVVGSLTPERLGAVLRPKVDAAWHLHELTAGLDLALFVLFSSVSGTLGGAGQANYAAANVFLDGLAAHRRSLGLPGVSLAWGLWAEASGMTGHMDGVDVRRMSRMGVGALSVDEGLALFDAAVYRPEATVVPMRLDTRALRAQERVPALLSGLVRGTTTRRAAAVAAQSVDAPSLAGRLAGLSEADRNQLVLDVVREHTATVLGHGAASSVEAGQTFKKLGFDSLTAVELRNRLNTATGLRLRATLVFDHPTPAELAAHLRAELLPDEAPAATSVLTELDQLERSFAALAPDDGLRAEVRARLQGLLADGTTDGTGDAGVETRLESATTDELFDFIDSELGMS; encoded by the coding sequence ATGACCACCGGCAGCGTGCCAGCGACCACCCCGGACGCCGATGACATCGCCGTCATCGGGCTGTCCTGCCGACTGCCGGGCGCGGCCGACCCGGAGGCGTTCTGGCGGCTGCTCACCAGCGGCCAGAACGCCGTCACCACGTCGGCCGACCGCTGGGACACGGCCGCCGCGACGGCGGAACCCGCCGTCCGGTTCGGCGCGTTCCTCGACCGGGTCGACACCTTCGACGCCGCCTTCTTCGGTATCTCTCCACGTGAAACCGAAGCCATGGACCCCCAGCAGCGGCTCATGCTGGAACTCGGCTGGGAAGTCCTCGAAGACGCCGGAGTCGTACCGGCCACCCTCCGGGGCACCCGGCTCGGCGTCTTCGTCGGCGCGGCCTCCGACGACTACGCCAAACTCCTGCACGGCGGCGGCGCCGGACACATCGACCAGCACACCCTGACCGGCTCGCACCGCAGCGCCATCGCCAACCGGCTCTCCTACTTCCTCGGCGTGCACGGCCCGAGCATGGTCGTGGACACCGCCCAGTCCTCCGCGCTGGTCGCCGTCCACCTCGCCTGCGAGAGCCTGCGCCGAGGCGAGTCCACCCTGGCGCTCGCCGCCGGCGTCAACCTCAACCTGGCCCCCGAAACCGCCCTCGGCGCCGCCCGGTTCGGCGGCCTGTCACCCGACGGGCGCAGCTTCACCTTCGACGAGCGCGCCAACGGGTACGTGCGTGGTGAGGGTGGCGGGGCGGTGCTGCTCAAGCCGCTCGCCGCGGCCGTCGCCGACGGTGACCCGGTGTACTGCGTCATCCGTGGCAGCGCCATCAACAACGACGGTGGGACCGAGAGCCTGACCGTGCCCAGCCCCGCCGCCCAGGAGGCGGTGCTGCGTGAGGCGTGCCGTCGTGCTGCGGTCAACCCGGCGGACGTGCAGTACGTGGAGCTGCACGGGACCGGGACGCGGGTCGGCGATCCCATCGAGGCGGAGGCGCTGGGGGCGGTGTTCGGGGCCGGGCGGGACGCCGGGCAACCGCTGTTCGTGGGGTCCGCCAAGACCAACGTCGGGCATCTGGAGGGGGCCGCGGGCATTGTCGGCCTCATCAAGGCCGTCCTCAGTGTGGCGCGGCGGGAGCTGCCGCCCAGTCTCAACTTCCGGCAGGCCAATCCGCGTATTCCGCTGGGGGAGTTGAACCTCGCGGTGCGGACCGAGGCGGGGGCCTGGCCGGTGCCGGATCGGCGGTTGGTCGCTGGGGTCAGCTCCTTCGGGATGGGCGGGACCAACTGCCACGTCCTGCTTGCGGAGTGGGAGTCTGGGGCTGTTCAGGTCGGTGAGCCCGTCGAGTCCGCTCGTTCCGTGGTGCCGTGGGTGTTGTCGGCGCGAACCGAACCCGCGCTGCGGGGGCAGGCGCAGCGGCTGCTCGCTCACCTCGACGCCGTTCCCGGGGCTCAGCCGGTCGATATCGCCCACACGCTGGCGACCGCGCGGACCGCCTTCGAGCATCGCGCCGTTCTGGTCGGTACGGATCTCGCGGACCTGCGCGCCGGGCTTGCCGCGCTGGCCGAGGGGCGGCCGGCCGGCGGGGTGCTTCAGGGCAAGGCCGCCGACGTTCCCGTCGCCTTTCTGTTCAGTGGGCAGGGGTCCCAGCGGGCGGGCATGGGGCGTGAGCTTCATGCCGAACTGCCGGAGTTCGCCGAAGCCTTCGATGAGGTCTGCGCCGCGCTCGACGTTCACCTGGATCGTCCTCTGAAGCAGCTTGTGTTCGAGGGGGACGCGGAACTTCTTGATCAGACCGGTTACGCGCAGCCCGCGCTGTTCGCCATCGAGGTGGCGCTGTTTCGGGTGTTCGAGCGGTGGGGTGTGCGGCCTGACGCTGTTGCCGGGCACTCCATCGGGGAACTGGCCGCCGCGCATGTCGCCGGAGTGCTGGATCTGGCGGATGCCGCTGCTCTTGTCGCCGCTCGGGCTCGGTTGATGCAGGCGCTGCCCGCCGACGGGGCGATGGTCGCTGTCGAGGCGTCCGAGGGGGAGGTTCGGGGGCTGCTGACGGACGGGGTGGACATCGCCGCTGTCAACGGGCCCACCTCCACTGTGCTTTCCGGTGACACCGATGCCGTTCTGGAGGTCGCCGCGCGACTGGCCGCACAGGGGCGTCGGACCAAGCGGCTGCGGGTCAGCCATGCGTTCCACTCGGCGTTGATGGATGGCATGTTGGCGGAGTTTCGGCGGGTGGCCGAGACGCTTGCCTTCCATGAACCGCGGCTTTCGGTGATCTCCAATGTCACCGGACGGCCTGCTCGGGAGGGGGAGCTGACCTCTCCCGAGTACTGGGTTCGGCATGTCCGGGAGACCGTTCGGTTCCTTGATGGGGTTCGTCATCTCGCGGAGCGGGACGGTGCGCTCCTGGTCGAGCTGGGGCCGGACGGGGTGCTCGCGGGGATGGCCAGGGAGTGTGCGCCTGGGGCCGTCTGTGTGGCCGCGCTTCGTGCTGATCGGGGCGAGGCTGTTGCGGTTGCCGCTGCGGTTGGGGCGCTGCATGTCAGCGGGCGGTCGCCGGACTGGGGGGCTGTGTTCGCGGGGGTGGGGGCTCGGCGGGCGTCGGTGCCTACCTATGCGTTTCAGCGGCGTCGGTACTGGGCGGAGCTGACGGCGGGGGGCGCTTCGGCCGGCTCTTCGACGCCGGGGGACCACCTGCTTGCGGAGGAGCAGGAGAGCGCGCCTTCGCGTTGGGGTGTCGATCGGCTGCCGGCGCATGAGCGGCCCCGGGCGGTGCTGGAGTTGGTGCGCAGTCGGATCGCCGTTGTTCTCGGGCACGGTGGTGGCGACGAGGTCGAGGTCGATCGGCAGTTCCGGGATCTTGGGTTCACCTCGCTGACGTCCGTCGAGCTGTGTGATCAGCTCAGTGCGGCTACTGGGCTGGCGCTCAGTCCTACCCTGCTGTTCGACTACCCCACTCCGCTTGCTGTCGCCGAGCGGCTGGTGGCTGAGCTGTCCGGTGTCGAGAGCGGTGGCGACGAGGTCGCGGCGGTCGCCGTTGATGAGCCGGTGGCGATCGTGGGGATGGCCTGTCGTTTTCCCGGGGGCGTCAGCTCGCCTGAGGATCTGTGGCGGCTTGTTGTCTCCGGTGGGGACGGGATCACCGAGTTCCCTACCGATCGTGGGTGGGACATCGAGGCGCTGTACGACCCGGATCCTGAGCGGCCGGGGACCAGTTACACCCGGTTCGGCGGGTTTCTGCACGATGCCGGTGAGTTCGATCCGGCGTTCTTCGGGATCTCGCCGCGGGAGGCCGCGGCGATGGATCCGCAGCAGCGGCTGCTTCTTGAGACCTCGTGGGAGGCGTTGGAGCGGGCCGGGGTTGATCCGGGGTCGGTGCGGGGTGGGCGGGCCGGGGTGTTCGTCGGTGCCATGTCTCAGGAGTACGGGCCTCGGCTGTACGAAGGCGCCGACGGGTATGACGGGTACCTCCTCACCGGGAACACCGCGAGCGTTGCCTCTGGGCGGGTTGCCTACACGCTCGGGCTTGAGGGGCCTGCGGTGACCGTGGATACGGCGTGTTCTTCGTCGCTGGTCGCCCTGCATCTTGCGGTGCAGTCGTTGCGGCAGGGGGAGTGCACGTTCGCGCTCGCCGGTGGGGCGGCGGTCATGTCCGGGCCCGGGATGTTCGTGGAGTTCAGCCGGCAGCGGGGGCTTGCTGTCGATGGGCGGTGCAAGGCGTTCTCGGACTCGGCTGATGGGACGGCCTGGGCCGAGGGTGTGGGGATGTTGGCGTTGGAGCGGTTGTCGGATGCGCGGCGTCATGGGCATCCCGTGTTGGCGGTGGTGCGGGGGTCTGCGGTCAATCAGGACGGGGCGTCCAATGGGTTGACGGCGCCCAACGGGCCTTCGCAGCAGCGGGTGATTCGGCAGGCGCTCGCTAACGCCGGGCTCGGGGCTGCGGATGTTGATGTTGTTGAGGCGCACGGGACCGGGACCAGTCTTGGGGATCCGATCGAGGCGCAGGCGATTCTTGCGACGTATGGGCAGGGGCGGGCTGCTGAACGGCCGTTGTGGCTTGGGTCGTTGAAGTCCAACATCGGGCATGCGCAGGCTGCTGCGGGTGTTGGTGGCGTGATCAAGATGGCTATGGCTATGCGGTATGGGGTCATGCCGAAGACGCTGCATGTGGATGAGCCGTCGTCCAAGGTGGATTGGGCGGCTGGTGCGGTGTCGTTGTTGACGGAGCAGGTGGAGTGGGAGCGGGGGGAGGGGCAGGGGCCTCGGCGGGCGGCTGTGTCGTCGTTCGGGATCAGTGGGACCAATGCGCACGTGATCCTTGAGGAGGCGCCGGCGGTTGAGGAGGAGGCGGCTTCTGAGGGGCCGGCTGAGCCGGTGGGGGCCGTGCCGTGGGTGTTGTCGGCCAAGAGCGAGGCCGGGCTGCGGGCGCAGGCGGCGAACCTGTTGTCGTTCGTCGATGCGGCGTCTGGGTTGAGTGCGGTTGATGTGGGGTTTTCGCTGGCTGCTGGTCGGGCTGTTTTTGAGCATCGGGCGGCGGTGGTGGGGGGTGATGTGGTTGCCCGTCGTGCGGGTTTGGTGGCGCTTGCGGAGGGGACGTCGGCTCCTGGTCTGGTGCAGGGGGTTGTGGGCGGTCGCAAGGTCGTCTTCGTGTTCCCGGGGCAGGGGTCGCAGTGGGTGGGGATGGCGGTGGAGCTGCTGGGTTCGTCGCCGGTGTTCGCGGAGTCGATGCGGGCTTGTGCGGAGGCGCTTGAGCCGCATGTGGAGTGGTCGCTGCTGGATGTGCTGGGTGACGCCGCCGCGTTGGAGCGGGTCGACGTCGTGCAGCCCGTGTTGTTCTCCGTGATGGTGTCGCTGGCTGCGCTGTGGCGCTCGTACGGTGTGGAGCCTGCTGCGGTCATCGGGCACTCGCAGGGTGAGATCGCGGCTGCGGCCGTGGCGGGCGGGCTCTCGCTGGAAGATGCGGCGCGGGTGGTGGCGTTGCGGAGCAAGGCGCTGTTGGCTCTGTCGGGCCGGGGCGGGATGGTGTCCGTTTCGCTGCCGGTGGATGCCGTGGAGGAGCGGCTGGTCCGTTGGGGCGGTCGTGTCTCGGTCGCCGCTGTGAACGGCCCGGGGTCGATCGTCGTCTCCGGTGACGTCGACGCTCTCGACGAACTGCTGGCCCAGGCCGAGGCGGACGGGTTCCGGGCTCGGCGGATCCCGGTGGACTACGCCTCCCACTCCGCGCATGTCGAGGAGATCGAGGGCGAGTTGGCGAAGGTTCTCGCCGGTATCACCCCGCGTCCGTCGCAGGTCCCCTTCTACTCGACCGTCACCGTCGAGGCGATTGACACGAGTGTCCTGGACGCCGGGTACTGGTATCGGAACCTGCGGCAGACGGTTCGTTTCGAGGAGACCGTGCGGCTGCTGGTCGAGCAGGGGCACCGTCTCTTCGTCGAGTCCAGCGCCCACCCGGTGCTGGCCATGGCTGTTCAGGAGACGTCCGAGCAGGTGACGGCGATCGGCTCGCTGCGTCGAGACGAGGGCGGCCTGGAGCGGTTCCTGTTGTCGCTGGCCGAGGCTCATGTGCACGGCGCCGTCGTCGACTGGGCGGCCGTCTTCCCCGGGGCCCGTCTCACCGACCTCCCCACCTACCCCTTCCAACGTCAGCGCTACTGGCTGGAGTCCCGGCGTTCGCAGGTCGGGGACGTCGCGGCGGTCGGGGTGCGGGAGGCGGGGCATCCGTTGTTGGGGGCGGCGGTGGAGTTGCCGGAGTCCGGGGGTGTGGTGTTGACCGGGCTGTTGTCGCTGGCGACGCATCCGTGGTTGGCCGATCACGGGGTGCGGGAGTCGGTGTTGTTGCCGGGGACGGCGTTCCTGGAGATGGCCGTTCGCGCCGGGGACCAGGTGGGGTGCGATCGGGTGGTGGAGTTGACGCTTGAGGCGCCGTTGGTGCTGCCGGAGCGTGGTGGGGTTGTGCTGCGGGTGTCGGTGGGGGCCGAGGACGGGGCCGGTGTTCGTTCGCTGGCCGTGCATGCTCGGGGGGACTCGGAGGATGCCGAGTGGGTTCGGCATGCCACCGGTGTGCTGGGCAGTGGCTCGGGTGACGCCTTCGATCTGAGCGTCTGGCCGCCTGCGGGTGCCGTCGAGGTGGACTGGGACGGTGGTTACGACCGGTGGACGGAGCTCGGGTATCGCTACGGGCCCGCGTTCCAGGGGCTGAAGTCCTGGTGGCGGTCCGGCGAGGACGTGTTCGCCGAGGTCGAGCTGGCTCCGGAACTCGTGCCGGATGCCGAGCGGTTCGGGGTGCATCCCGCGCTGTTGGATGCCGCTCTGCACGCTGTGGTGGGTGAAGGGCCGGAGTGCCGGCTGCCGTTCGTCTGGGGTGGGGTCACCTTGCAGGCGACCGGGGCCACGAAGGCGCGCGTCATGCTGTCGCCCGCCGGGCCGGACGCGGTCTCGTTGCGGCTGGCCGATGTGACCGGGCGTCCGGTGGCGTCGGTGGAGTCCCTGGCGTTGCGGCCCATGGCGGGCGAACAGGTGCGGGCGGGGGTGCCGCAGGCTCTGTTCCGGGTGGACTGGAGTGAGGTGACGCTGCCGTCCGACACCGTGGAACCGCGTGGGGTCTGGGCGTTGGTCGGGGGCGACGAGTTCAAGCTCGGCGTGGCGCTGGGTGGGCTGGACACCTTCGGTGACCTCGACTCTCTTCCCCGGGATCCGGCTCCTGACGTGGTGCTCGTGGCCTGCGCCGATGAGGTCGGGCTGCCCGTCGCTGAAGCGGCCCATCGGGCTACGGCGCGTGCGCTCGAACTCGTCCAAGGGTGGCTGGCCGATGAGCGGTTCGGCTCGTCCCGGCTGGTTCTCGTCACCCGGGGCGCGGTGGCCGCCGAGCCCGGCAAGGGTGTGGTCGATCTGGCCGATGCCCCGGTGTGGGGGCTGGTTCGGTCGGCGCAGGCGGAGAATCCCGGGCGGTTCGTGCTCGTCGACGTCGACGACCATGACGCGTCGGCCGTTCTGCCCGCCGTGCTCGCCGGTGACGAACCCCAGCTCGCGGTGCGGGAAGGCGTCGTCTACGTGCCACGGCTGGTCCGGCCCGCCGCGCACGAGACGCTGACCCCGCCGCAGGGTTCGGCCACCTGGCGACTGGACGTCACCGAGAAGGGCACCCTGGAGAACCTGGCCCTGGTCGACCTGCCCGAGGCGGCGCGGCCCCTCGCGGCCGGCGAAGTGCGGGTCGGTATTCGCGCGGCCGGTGTGAACTTCCGTGACGTGGTGCTCGCCCTCGGCATGGTGCCCGATCAGGAAGTGCTGGGCAGTGAGGGCGCGGGTGTTGTGCTGGAGGTCGGGCCGGGGGTCACCGGGTTCGCTCCCGGCGACACCGTGATGGGTCTGTTCACCGGTGCGTTCGGGCCCGTCGCGATCACCGACCGGCGGCTCCTGGTCAGGATGCCGCAGGGCTGGTCCTTCACCGAGGCCGCCTCGGTGCCCGTCGTCTTCCTCACCGCCTACCACGCCCTGCGGCACGACGCCCGGTTGCGTGCGGGGGAGTCCGTGCTGATCCATGCCGCCGCCGGTGGTGTGGGGATGGCCGCGGTGCAGTTGGCGCGGCACTGGGGTGCCGAGGTGTTCGGTACCGCCAGTCCCGGTAAGTGGGACGTGTTGCGCTCGCTCGGCCTGGACGACGATCACATCGCCTCGTCCCGCACCCTCGACTTCGCCGACGCCTTCTCCTCGGGCCTGGATGTTGTGCTGAACTCGCTGGTCCGGGAGTTCGTGGACACCTCGCTGCGGCTGCTGCGGGACGGCGGACGGTTCGTCGAGATCGGCAAGACCGACATCCGTGACGCCGGGCAGGTCGCCGCCGAGTATCCCGGCGTCACCTACCGCGTCTACGACCTGCTCACCACCGATCCCGACCTCGTCGCCGAGATGCTGGGTGAGTTGGTCGAGCTGTTCGGGTCTGGTGTGTTGCGGCCGTTGCCGGTGCGTGGGTGGGATGTGCGGCGGGCTCCGGAGGCGTTGCGGTTCCTGAGTCAGGCGCGGCATGTGGGGAAGCTGGTGCTGACGGTGCCGCGTGCGCTGGATTCGGCGGGGACCGCGTTGGTCACTGGTGCGACTGGTGTGCTGGGTGGGGTGGTGGCCCGGCATCTGGTCGTCGAGCATGGTGTGCGGCATCTGGTGCTGGCCGGCCGTCGGGGCTTGGACGCGCCCGGTGCGGCTGAACTGCGCGATGAACTGACCGAGTTGGGCGCGACGGTCACGGTTGCCGCGTGTGACGCGGCCGACCGGGATCAGCTTGCCGCGCTGCTCGCCGAGATTCCGGCGGAGCACCCGCTGACTGCGGTGGTCCACGCCGCCGGTGTTCTCGACGACGGTGTCGTGGGGTCGTTGACCCCGGAGCGGCTGGGCGCGGTGTTGCGTCCGAAGGTGGATGCGGCCTGGCACCTGCATGAGTTGACGGCGGGGCTTGATCTGGCGCTGTTCGTGTTGTTCTCGTCGGTGTCGGGGACCTTGGGTGGTGCTGGGCAGGCGAACTACGCGGCGGCGAACGTGTTCCTGGACGGACTTGCCGCGCACCGGCGGTCGTTGGGGCTGCCGGGGGTGTCGCTTGCCTGGGGGCTCTGGGCCGAGGCGAGTGGGATGACCGGGCACATGGACGGCGTCGACGTGCGCCGGATGTCGCGCATGGGCGTGGGTGCGCTGTCCGTGGACGAGGGGCTTGCCCTGTTCGACGCGGCGGTCTACCGGCCCGAGGCGACGGTCGTTCCGATGCGGCTGGACACGCGGGCCCTGCGGGCGCAGGAGCGGGTTCCCGCGCTGCTGAGCGGGCTCGTCCGTGGCACCACCACCCGGCGTGCCGCCGCCGTCGCGGCGCAGTCGGTGGACGCTCCCTCGCTGGCCGGGCGGCTGGCCGGGCTTTCCGAAGCGGACCGGAACCAGTTGGTTCTGGACGTGGTGCGTGAGCACACCGCCACCGTGCTCGGGCACGGCGCCGCCTCCTCGGTGGAGGCCGGGCAGACGTTCAAGAAACTGGGCTTCGACTCGCTCACCGCCGTCGAGCTGCGCAACCGGCTCAACACGGCTACCGGACTGCGGCTGCGCGCCACCCTGGTGTTCGACCACCCCACCCCGGCCGAACTCGCCGCCCACCTGCGCGCCGAACTGCTCCCCGACGAGGCGCCGGCGGCCACCTCCGTGCTGACGGAGCTGGACCAGCTCGAACGCAGCTTCGCCGCGCTGGCCCCGGACGACGGCCTCCGCGCCGAAGTACGGGCCCGGCTCCAGGGGCTGCTGGCGGACGGCACCACGGACGGCACCGGGGACGCGGGCGTCGAGACCCGGCTGGAGTCGGCGACCACCGACGAACTCTTCGACTTCATCGACAGCGAACTGGGGATGTCATGA